In Bacteroidota bacterium, a single window of DNA contains:
- a CDS encoding T9SS type A sorting domain-containing protein — translation MSKAGEIANLINRISERNSYVWPDRKIFSELPANSREVSQSVLAYQLLQPNSEELKKIIKGKQENLRLTFPDPNSGGYIIVLVSSKNIYSSDFKITTSDNSIVPLLEKMNYQGIVEGKNNSFVAISIYENEVMGLICDERGNFNIGKLKNDQQNIHIIYNDKDLTKVNPFVCSTSDDFKTAKSNQRTGVGTSSANSVNCLNLYWETDQDIYVDKGSTPAVNSYINGLFNQVNALYTNDGITINLQSLFVWTTSDPYTGPSSGTYLTQFGSNRTSFTGDLAHLIGYDGGGGVAWLDVLCDGSTNYRMGYSGIDPTYNTVPTYSWSVEVISHEQGHNMASEHTHDCVWNGNNTAIDGCGPASGYASDPGGCAQGPIPAKGTIMSYCHLSGGNGINLALGFGAQPLALILSRINTASCLSPCSAPGIANDEPCDATILTAGTTCVQVTGNNTGATNSAVPTAGCDGTPDGDIWFTTTVPASGKLHINTFADDLTDMGMAVYTGTCSSLTLFNCYTGGNLTTSTMPYAQINSGLTPGATVWIRLWEVGNDASGAFTICALDPCTLTATITGPTTACSASNPQICAPSSTSYLWSTGATTQCINPSTTGTYTVTITDANGCTASDSHTITVNTSPTVSVTGPTSACLNTTPQLCSNTTFSSYAWSNGATTQCINPTTTGSYTVTVTAANSCTSSASKSITVFPNFTPTVTGDDSSCTSSLGQLCSSAGSSYSWSSGQTTQCINPSTSGTYTVTVTNANGCTATASKATAVYTNPTALITGPTAGCTGNTVQICANAGAFTYAWSNAATTSCINLTNTGTFSVTITDTHGCTSSDSHTVTFGSSISVAITGPANICSGSGTQICADAGFTSYLWSNGATTQCITPTSTGTYSVTVSDAGGCTATNSKSVTVNTAPSMSITGPSSGCANSFPQLCAAGGFSTYAWSSSETTQCIAPLNSGTYIVTGTDANGCTASSSQAISILPNPTVSITGASIACPGTTTQLCAVTSGGTYLWSNGGLASCINVVDSGIYSVTITGVNGCTSSASHALANYDVPTPTITGPTNACFGSTVQLCAPVGSASYSWSNGATTQCINVSTGGTYTVTATDANGCTSSASHTLTIGSSLNLSITGPAGVCPGQSVQICASAVGTTLWSTGATTQCISPTTSGTYTVTVTDVDGCTGSASRTFTAYPNFSGAITGPTTACFNSNPQLCAPNGVNYQYSWSTGDSTRCINTNTSGIYNVVVTNANGCTATGSKGLTIFSQLNATISGPNSLCTGAVGQLCAPTGSALYAWSNGNTTRCINVNSTGNYTVTITDANGCTASSSLPVTFSSSITTVISGTHTPCSGEPLELCVPAGYTDYAWSSGETTECITVKSGGNYTITIHNAVGSVGNDTHTVVFNSLPPVLIAGQTELCEGAIGILCATSGYATYLWSDSTDQSCITVDTSGIYSVTITDSLGCSNETSVDVNLTDLNPTITYSQPDLTATPTGLQYLYEWKYNGTAFGGTTNTVTPDHTGFYTVIITDQLSGCIDSVTYYHFMVGTNDLSNTNQIRIYPNPVSNEMLNIAFEFTGTEKISIHLTDALGQVLIQEVFTKSGILTKQIRISDLAAGIYLVNIKGENWGKTWKVVKN, via the coding sequence TTGTCCAAGGCAGGAGAAATTGCCAACCTGATCAACCGGATTTCCGAAAGAAATTCCTATGTATGGCCTGACAGGAAAATCTTTTCTGAACTACCTGCAAATTCCCGGGAAGTTAGTCAATCGGTATTGGCTTATCAATTACTCCAACCGAATTCAGAAGAATTGAAAAAAATTATCAAAGGCAAACAAGAGAATCTTCGACTGACTTTTCCTGACCCTAATTCAGGAGGATATATCATTGTACTTGTTTCTTCCAAAAATATTTATTCATCTGATTTTAAAATCACAACAAGTGATAATTCAATAGTTCCACTTTTGGAGAAAATGAATTATCAAGGGATAGTTGAAGGTAAAAATAATTCTTTTGTTGCAATTTCAATTTATGAAAACGAAGTAATGGGATTGATCTGTGATGAGAGAGGGAATTTCAACATAGGCAAATTAAAGAACGATCAGCAAAACATTCATATTATTTATAATGATAAAGATCTGACAAAAGTTAACCCTTTTGTATGTAGTACAAGTGATGATTTCAAGACAGCAAAAAGTAATCAAAGAACCGGTGTCGGGACATCGTCTGCAAATTCAGTAAATTGTTTAAACCTGTATTGGGAAACAGACCAGGATATTTATGTTGACAAAGGTTCAACGCCTGCAGTGAATTCATACATCAATGGCCTGTTTAATCAGGTCAATGCATTATATACAAATGATGGCATCACTATAAATTTACAATCGTTATTTGTATGGACAACTTCTGATCCATATACCGGACCATCATCAGGAACATATCTGACGCAATTTGGATCGAACCGGACATCATTTACCGGAGATCTTGCACACCTAATCGGTTATGATGGCGGTGGTGGTGTAGCCTGGCTTGATGTGTTATGTGACGGTTCTACGAATTACAGGATGGGTTATAGCGGAATAGATCCGACTTACAATACTGTTCCAACTTATAGCTGGTCAGTAGAAGTTATCTCTCATGAGCAAGGGCACAACATGGCCTCTGAACATACACACGATTGTGTCTGGAATGGAAACAACACTGCTATCGACGGTTGTGGTCCGGCATCAGGTTATGCATCTGATCCGGGAGGTTGTGCTCAAGGTCCAATTCCTGCTAAGGGAACGATCATGAGTTACTGTCATCTTTCAGGTGGAAATGGAATCAACCTGGCACTTGGTTTTGGTGCTCAACCATTGGCACTGATCCTAAGCAGAATCAATACTGCATCTTGTCTTTCTCCATGCAGTGCACCGGGAATTGCAAATGATGAACCATGTGATGCTACTATATTGACAGCCGGAACAACTTGTGTACAGGTTACCGGTAACAATACAGGTGCAACAAATTCTGCCGTACCAACTGCAGGTTGTGATGGAACACCGGATGGTGATATCTGGTTCACAACAACAGTTCCCGCTTCAGGAAAATTGCACATCAATACGTTTGCCGATGATTTGACTGATATGGGTATGGCCGTTTATACAGGAACCTGTTCTTCGCTTACACTCTTCAATTGTTATACAGGCGGAAATCTTACGACAAGTACAATGCCGTATGCACAGATAAATTCAGGATTAACTCCGGGTGCAACTGTATGGATCAGACTTTGGGAAGTTGGAAATGATGCAAGTGGTGCATTTACAATCTGCGCATTGGATCCGTGTACTCTTACAGCAACAATCACCGGTCCAACAACCGCTTGCAGTGCGAGCAATCCTCAAATTTGTGCTCCTTCTTCAACATCTTATCTGTGGTCGACAGGTGCAACAACTCAATGTATCAATCCATCAACTACAGGAACATACACTGTTACTATTACCGATGCAAATGGATGTACTGCATCCGATTCACATACGATCACTGTAAATACAAGTCCGACAGTTTCTGTCACCGGACCAACAAGTGCTTGTTTAAATACAACTCCGCAGTTATGTAGTAATACAACATTCTCTTCATATGCATGGTCAAACGGCGCAACTACACAATGTATCAATCCAACAACAACAGGAAGTTATACTGTGACAGTTACAGCAGCTAATAGTTGTACATCGAGTGCATCGAAATCAATAACTGTATTTCCAAACTTCACTCCAACTGTAACCGGTGATGATTCATCATGTACATCATCGCTAGGTCAGCTTTGTTCAAGTGCAGGAAGTTCTTATAGCTGGTCAAGTGGACAGACAACACAATGTATCAATCCTTCGACGAGTGGAACATATACTGTTACTGTAACAAATGCAAATGGATGTACTGCTACTGCCTCGAAAGCGACAGCAGTTTATACAAATCCAACAGCTTTAATTACCGGACCAACAGCCGGATGTACGGGAAATACAGTTCAGATCTGTGCGAATGCCGGAGCCTTTACTTATGCATGGTCTAATGCTGCAACGACATCATGCATCAATCTGACGAACACCGGTACATTCTCTGTGACGATAACCGATACACATGGTTGTACTTCTTCAGACTCACATACAGTAACTTTTGGAAGCAGTATTTCAGTAGCGATTACCGGTCCGGCAAATATATGTTCAGGAAGCGGCACACAAATTTGTGCTGATGCCGGATTCACATCATACCTCTGGTCAAATGGTGCAACAACACAATGCATCACTCCGACTTCAACAGGAACTTATTCTGTTACAGTTTCTGATGCCGGTGGATGTACTGCAACAAATTCGAAAAGTGTAACAGTGAATACTGCGCCTTCTATGTCAATCACAGGTCCTTCTTCAGGTTGTGCAAATTCATTTCCACAGTTATGTGCAGCAGGTGGTTTTTCAACCTATGCCTGGTCAAGTTCAGAGACAACACAATGCATTGCACCACTCAACTCCGGAACTTACATTGTAACAGGTACTGATGCAAACGGATGTACTGCTTCTTCATCGCAGGCTATTTCAATTTTACCAAATCCTACTGTTTCAATTACCGGCGCATCGATAGCTTGTCCGGGAACAACAACACAATTATGTGCTGTTACATCCGGCGGAACATATCTATGGTCGAATGGCGGATTAGCATCATGCATAAATGTAGTTGACAGTGGAATTTATTCAGTAACGATCACAGGAGTCAATGGTTGTACGAGCAGTGCTTCACATGCACTTGCAAATTATGATGTACCGACACCAACTATTACAGGACCAACGAATGCATGTTTCGGAAGTACAGTTCAGCTTTGTGCTCCGGTTGGATCAGCATCTTACTCATGGTCAAATGGAGCAACGACACAATGTATCAATGTTTCAACCGGCGGTACATATACGGTTACAGCTACTGATGCAAACGGATGTACATCATCAGCATCACATACATTAACGATCGGATCAAGTCTTAATCTTTCTATTACCGGTCCGGCAGGAGTTTGTCCGGGACAAAGTGTTCAGATCTGTGCTTCTGCAGTCGGAACAACACTATGGTCGACTGGTGCAACGACACAATGCATCTCTCCTACTACATCAGGAACCTATACAGTAACAGTAACAGATGTTGATGGTTGTACAGGCAGTGCGTCGAGAACATTTACAGCATATCCGAATTTTTCAGGAGCGATCACAGGACCAACAACTGCATGCTTCAATAGCAATCCACAATTATGTGCGCCAAATGGAGTCAACTATCAGTACAGTTGGTCGACAGGAGATTCTACACGTTGTATCAATACAAACACAAGTGGAATTTACAATGTTGTTGTAACCAATGCCAATGGCTGTACAGCAACAGGATCGAAAGGACTGACAATTTTTTCACAGTTGAATGCAACAATTTCAGGACCGAATTCACTTTGTACAGGTGCGGTTGGACAATTGTGTGCGCCAACTGGAAGTGCATTATATGCATGGTCGAATGGTAATACAACAAGATGTATCAATGTGAATTCAACAGGAAATTATACGGTGACGATCACAGATGCAAACGGATGTACTGCCAGCAGTTCACTTCCGGTTACTTTCTCTTCAAGTATTACTACTGTAATTTCAGGAACGCATACACCATGTTCAGGTGAACCACTGGAACTTTGTGTACCTGCCGGTTATACTGATTATGCATGGAGCTCAGGGGAGACGACAGAATGCATAACTGTAAAGTCAGGTGGAAATTACACAATAACGATTCACAATGCAGTAGGGAGTGTCGGAAATGATACACACACGGTTGTATTTAATAGCTTACCTCCTGTTCTGATTGCAGGACAAACTGAGTTATGTGAAGGTGCGATTGGAATCTTATGTGCGACTTCAGGTTATGCAACATATTTGTGGAGCGACAGTACAGATCAATCATGTATTACAGTTGATACTTCCGGAATTTATAGTGTTACAATTACAGATTCTCTGGGTTGTTCGAATGAAACATCAGTGGATGTAAATCTGACAGACCTTAATCCGACAATAACCTATTCTCAACCCGATCTTACTGCAACGCCTACAGGTCTGCAATACCTTTATGAATGGAAATACAACGGTACAGCCTTTGGAGGAACGACCAACACAGTAACTCCTGATCATACCGGATTTTATACTGTGATCATTACCGATCAACTTTCAGGTTGTATTGATTCTGTAACTTACTATCATTTCATGGTAGGAACGAATGATCTTTCCAATACCAATCAGATCCGCATCTATCCGAATCCTGTGTCGAATGAAATGCTGAATATTGCATTTGAGTTTACGGGGACGGAAAAGATCTCGATTCATTTGACAGATGCACTTGGACAAGTTCTGATACAGGAAGTCTTTACTAAATCAGGAATTCTGACAAAGCAAATTCGGATTTCGGATCTGGCTGCCGGGATTTATCTTGTAAATATTAAAGGGGAAAATTGGGGGAAGACCTGGAAGGTTGTTAAGAACTAA
- a CDS encoding YqgE/AlgH family protein: MRKKIVHLDPEVGRILISEPFLLDSYFKRAVILLGEHSEEGTVGFILNKPTDLLLNDALEDFPPFDAPLYFGGPVQTDTIHFLHTLGQKLEGSKEILPGIFWGGDLETLKLLIDTHQVTKNDIRFFAGYSGWEPQQLTEELKGHTWLISNCKKDFAFSEHPEELWGEVLKTMGSQYAILANFPDDPSLN, translated from the coding sequence ATGAGAAAGAAAATTGTACATCTTGATCCTGAGGTCGGCAGAATATTAATTTCAGAGCCTTTTTTACTGGATTCTTATTTTAAGCGCGCTGTAATTCTATTAGGTGAACATAGTGAAGAAGGAACTGTAGGATTTATTCTGAACAAGCCTACTGACCTGCTCTTAAATGATGCGCTGGAAGATTTTCCTCCTTTTGATGCGCCGCTTTATTTCGGGGGTCCGGTACAGACTGACACTATACATTTCTTACACACTCTGGGGCAGAAACTGGAAGGAAGCAAAGAAATTCTTCCCGGAATTTTCTGGGGTGGAGATCTGGAGACTTTAAAGTTACTGATCGATACACATCAGGTAACGAAAAATGATATCCGTTTTTTTGCCGGCTACAGTGGTTGGGAACCACAACAATTAACAGAAGAACTAAAAGGTCATACCTGGTTGATTTCAAATTGCAAAAAAGACTTTGCCTTCTCTGAACATCCTGAAGAATTATGGGGCGAAGTACTGAAAACTATGGGAAGCCAGTATGCAATTCTCGCCAATTTTCCTGATGATCCAAGTCTTAACTAA